Proteins found in one Miscanthus floridulus cultivar M001 chromosome 4, ASM1932011v1, whole genome shotgun sequence genomic segment:
- the LOC136550049 gene encoding kinesin-like protein KIN-7J, translating into MIRDGTMGSNPDMQAKHTRAGAMAGEERILVSVRLRPVNAREAERGDGSDWECTGPTSLMFRGNIPERAMFPASYTYDRVFNPECSTRQVYEEGAKQVALSVLSGINSSIFAYGQTSSGKTYTMVGITERSMSDIYDYIDKHPEREYVLKFSAMEIYNEAVRDLLSPDATQLRLLDDPEKGTVVEKLTEETLRDKGHLLELLAVCEAQRQMGETAMNETSSRSHQILRLTIESSAKQFMGRGNSSTLLACVNFVDLAGSERASQTQSAGMRLKEGSHINRSLLTLGKVIRQLSKGRNGHIPYRDSKLTRILQSSLGGNARTAIICTMSPAHCHIEQSRNTLLFANCAKNVATDAKVNVVMSDKVLVKHLQREIARLENELKFPGSASCSNHAEALREKDELIKQLEEHLKELMEQKDTVQSQLDNFRRVASDGNFNDHATRQWDQRNRSSESLPRNVSEDALSSSDTHDALYEEQDDLGSKAFDASHVSSGHHHDPELPKTTTEPYQQTVDEQPMSSLHQPRNHISDSIQIYQPNREASPEVSEEHCKEVQCIQTNELRGSQLFFLADRSHAGTNIDEEKHGENITDTSDSAIKLYTCDSEPSSDTEKTDTDESLALKRCVISSRDSVLTRSRSCRASFMVIPNSWFDGSVDMRMTPPGDIFKYAHRRPEKVRRSLYPENGHCQNDLTLDCPVVSGRVASDTVIDKNTCNEDEGAISNISCITKVKEESEECCTSQLEGNQKDDVTEEISDMKHAKDVDRDISVTTVDSPSRWTINFEKKQKEIIDLWHECNVSIVHRTYFFLLFKGDKADNIYLGVEHRRLSFIKSSFSAGCEPNATVTSSLRNLRHERDMLYKQMLRRLNLPERESLYSKWGIDLNSKQRRLQLSRRIWTQTDMEHVKESAALVTKLVEHLEKGQAIKEMFGLSFTLNPRADQRTFSWVSAHS; encoded by the exons ATGATTAGAGATGGCACAATGGGCTCCAACCCTGACATG CAAGCAAAGCACACGCGGGCCGGAGCAATGGCTGGCGAGGAGCGCATCCTGGTGTCGGTGCGGCTGCGGCCGGTGAACGCGCGGGAGGCGGAGCGCGGCGACGGCTCCGACTGGGAGTGCACCGGCCCGACCTCGCTCATGTTCCGCGGCAACATCCCCGAGCGCGCCATGTTCCCCGCCTCCTACACCTACG ACAGGGTGTTCAACCCGGAGTGCAGCACGCGCCAGGTGTACGAGGAAGGGGCCAAGCAGGTGGCCCTATCGGTGCTCAGCGGCATCAACT CAAGCATATTTGCGTACGGTCAGACGAGCAGCGGGAAGACATACACGATGGTCGGCATCACGGAGCGCAGCATGTCAGACATCTACGACTACATTGACAAG CATCCTGAGAGGGAGTACGTCCTGAAATTTTCAGCGATGGAGATATACAATGAAGCCGTGAGGGATCTCTTAAGCCCGGACGCAACACAGCTAAGGCTCCTTGATGATCCGGAG AAAGGAACTGTAGTAGAGAAACTCACCGAGGAAACTCTCAGGGACAAAGGCCATCTCCTGGAGCTCCTTGCAGTGTGTGAAG CTCAAAGACAGATGGGGGAAACTGCTATGAATGAAACAAGCTCCAGATCTCATCAGATACTCAGACTG ACGATCGAGAGCTCGGCAAAGCAGTTCATGGGACGAGGCAACTCGAGCACCCTTCTGGCTTGTGTT AATTTTGTTGACTTAGCAGGAAGCGAGCGCGCCTCTCAGACACAATCAGCTGGTATGAGGCTGAAGGAAGGCAGCCACATTAACAGAAGCCTGCTTACATTGGGAAAGGTCATTCGCCAACTCAG CAAGGGAAGAAATGGGCATATCCCTTACAGAGATTCAAAGCTCACTCGTATATTGCAGTCATCTTTAGGCGGCAATGCGAGAACTGCTATTATTTGCACAATGAGCCCAGCGCACTGCCATATCGAGCAATCCAGGAACACGCTTTTGTTTGCAAACTGTGCTAAAAATGTAGCTACTGATGCAAAGGTCAACGTGGTGATGTCAGATAAGGTGTTAGTGAAACATCTTCAGAGAGAAATTGCAAGGCTAGAGAATGAGCTGAAGTTTCCTGGATCAGCCTCTTGTAGCAATCATGCTGAGGCTTTGAGAGAAAAAGATGAGCTCATCAAACAG CTGGAAGAGCACTTGAAGGAATTGATGGAGCAGAAAGACACCGTTCAATCTCAACTTGATAATTTTCGCAGAGTTGCAAGTGATGGCAATTTCAATGACCATGCAACAAGGCAATGG GATCAACGGAATAGGTCTTCAGAGTCCCTTCCACGTAATGTGTCTGAAGACGCACTTTCTTCTTCTGATACTCATGATGCTCTTTATGAAGAACAAGATGATCTGGGCTCAAAAGCGTTTGATGCGTCACATGTCTCTAGCGGTCATCATCATGACCCAGAGCTTCCCAAAACAACAACAGAACCGTATCAACAAACAGTGGATGAACAGCCAATGTCTAGCTTGCATCAACCAAGAAACCACATTTCTGATAGCATACAGATATATCAACCAAATCGGGAGGCTTCTCCGGAGGTCTCTGAGGAGCATTGCAAGGAAGTCCAGTGCATCCAAACGAATGAGCTTAGGGGGAGTCAATTATTCTTTCTTGCTGATCGATCTCATGCTGGCACAAACATCGATGAAGAAAAGCATGGTGAAAACATAACAGACACATCAGACAGTGCCATCAAACTGTACACATGTGATTCTGAGCCATCTTCTGATACTGAAAAAACAGATACTGATGAATCTTTGGCACTGAAGAGGTGTGTGATAAGCTCCAGGGACAGTGTACTAACTAGAAGCAGAAGTTGCAGAGCTAGCTTCATGGTCATTCCAAATAGTTGGTTTGATGGTTCAGTGGATATGAGAATGACACCACCAGGTGACATTTTCAAATATGCTCACAGAAGGCCAGAGAAGGTTAGGAGGAGTCTGTATCCTGAAAATGGTCATTGCCAAAATGATCTTACATTAGACTGCCCTGTGGTCTCTGGAAGAGTTGCATCTGACACAGTTATAGACAAGAATACTTGCAATGAAGATGAAGGCGCCATCAGTAACATCAGCTGCATCACAAAAGTGAAAGAGGAGTCAGAAGAGTGTTGTACATCCCAACTAGAGGGCAATCAG AAGGATGACGTTACTGAAGAAATTTCAGACATGAAACATGCCAAAGATGTTGACAGAGATATATCGGTGACCACTGTTGACTCTCCTTCACGGTGGACTATTAACTTTGAGAAAAAACAGAAGGAAATCATTGATTTATGGCATGAATGCAATGTCTCTATAGTACACAGAACAtatttcttcctcctcttcaaggGGGACAAAGCAGACAATATTTACTTGGGAGTGGAGCACAGGAGATTGTCCTTCATTAAAAGTTCTTTCAGTGCCGGGTGTGAGCCTAATGCTACTGTTACATCAAG CTTGAGAAATCTTCGGCATGAAAGAGACATGCTCTACAAGCAAATGCTGAGGAGACTCAATCTTCCGGAAAGAGAGAGCCTTTACAGCAAATGGGGGATCGATCTGAATTCCAAACAGCGAAGGCTGCAGCTATCGCGTCGCATCTGGACACAGACTGACATGGAACATGTGAAGGAAAGTGCCGCTCTTGTCACAAAACTGGTAGAACATCTGGAGAAGGGGCAGGCTATCAAGGAGATGTTTGGGTTGAGCTTCACACTGAACCCACGAGCTGATCAAAGAACGTTCAGCTGGGTTAGTGCTCACTCCTAA